The following proteins are co-located in the Spirochaetales bacterium genome:
- a CDS encoding DUF4342 domain-containing protein: MENNSENKERNWKKEIEIAGSELIERVKELIKEGNIRKLIIRKETGEVLIEIPLTAGVAVGGAVTLLAPVLAALGALAALVARVKVEIIRVDDKDNDGE, from the coding sequence ATGGAAAATAATTCGGAAAACAAGGAAAGAAACTGGAAAAAAGAGATCGAGATAGCCGGGAGTGAATTGATAGAGCGGGTAAAGGAACTCATCAAAGAGGGAAATATAAGAAAGCTGATTATAAGGAAAGAGACGGGAGAGGTACTTATAGAAATTCCTTTGACGGCCGGGGTGGCGGTCGGGGGGGCGGTGACTCTGCTGGCACCGGTGCTCGCGGCACTCGGGGCGCTGGCGGCCCTCGTAGCCCGTGTTAAAGTCGAAATTATTCGGGTCGACGACAAGGATAATGACGGGGAGTAA
- a CDS encoding HEAT repeat domain-containing protein: MPEAIVFILPGAAAFLCFGAVTLYRFFKKEAITLFDIAAHFRLSFVFSGFLKASSVKGKIGTDKVRIGHRLSLKPHTVSIDIRPAEPYPSVFFITNENTVGRMARIGGIEDILTHDEQCDAHLHIESDDEIDIMSRLDEETRFTLFRLVHKQGIVNIDRKGIHVVIAVRNKSVLDKTMDKAQLVGHIEGLLKANDRFKNSGSVRERLLYCLRIETRWEVVLRYLEIYCTRFSVDASLKELLRNLLFHRHSEVKLKAAECLGEEGLPELYALMRGGPVSLKIKAVSALVRIKRSDAVNELIRLFLGTTDAELQAAIAGALEKCGDTRAHEVLLGALKTNNIVLKSSIIKALGTCGTLQAIEHLAPLADDMFVNPVIRHCAKSAIAVIRELRRKGEAGSLSLADRNRDESGSGGSLSISDRDTAGSLGLASDEEDG, from the coding sequence ATGCCGGAAGCCATTGTATTTATTTTACCAGGGGCGGCCGCTTTTTTGTGTTTCGGCGCCGTTACGCTTTACCGGTTTTTCAAAAAAGAAGCCATAACCCTTTTCGACATTGCCGCTCATTTCCGGCTTTCGTTTGTTTTTTCGGGATTCCTCAAGGCATCTTCCGTAAAAGGGAAAATCGGAACCGACAAAGTGCGGATCGGACATCGTTTATCATTGAAACCACATACGGTCTCCATCGATATACGACCTGCTGAACCCTATCCTTCCGTTTTTTTTATAACAAACGAAAATACGGTCGGCAGAATGGCAAGGATCGGCGGCATAGAGGACATCCTTACTCATGACGAACAATGCGATGCGCACCTTCATATTGAAAGCGACGATGAAATCGATATCATGAGCCGGCTGGATGAAGAGACGAGGTTTACGCTGTTCCGGCTCGTCCATAAGCAGGGAATTGTCAATATCGATAGGAAAGGGATACATGTTGTCATCGCCGTCAGGAACAAGTCCGTTCTGGATAAAACCATGGATAAAGCACAGCTTGTCGGGCATATCGAGGGGTTATTGAAGGCAAACGACAGGTTCAAAAACTCCGGGTCCGTCAGGGAACGGCTTTTGTATTGTCTCCGGATAGAGACGCGATGGGAGGTTGTTTTGCGGTACCTGGAAATTTACTGTACTCGTTTTTCCGTCGACGCCTCACTCAAGGAGTTGTTACGCAACCTTCTCTTTCACAGGCATTCCGAAGTAAAATTAAAAGCGGCCGAGTGCCTTGGTGAAGAGGGACTTCCCGAGCTTTACGCGCTGATGCGCGGGGGCCCTGTCTCGCTGAAAATCAAGGCGGTTTCGGCGCTTGTACGCATAAAACGGTCGGACGCGGTCAACGAACTCATCCGGTTGTTCCTGGGTACAACGGATGCGGAATTACAGGCCGCGATTGCGGGAGCACTCGAGAAATGCGGAGATACGAGGGCGCATGAGGTTTTGCTCGGGGCGTTGAAAACAAACAATATCGTTTTGAAATCCTCCATTATTAAAGCACTCGGTACATGCGGAACATTGCAAGCGATAGAACATCTTGCCCCTCTCGCAGACGACATGTTTGTGAACCCGGTTATCCGCCATTGCGCAAAAAGTGCGATCGCCGTAATCAGGGAGCTGCGAAGAAAGGGAGAGGCCGGCTCTCTTTCCCTGGCCGATCGAAATCGGGATGAATCCGGTTCAGGCGGTTCGTTGAGTATTTCCGACCGGGATACCGCCGGTTCTTTGGGTCTTGCTTCCGATGAGGAAGACGGGTGA
- a CDS encoding co-chaperone GroES — MKVRPIGERILVKIQEGEEKTKGGIIIPQTAQEKTQEGIVVAVGDDESIKVKEKDRIMYDKYAGTQLKIDGVEHLIIKMSDILAVIE, encoded by the coding sequence ATGAAAGTCAGACCTATTGGCGAGCGTATCCTTGTCAAAATTCAAGAGGGCGAAGAAAAAACAAAAGGCGGGATTATTATTCCGCAAACGGCACAGGAAAAAACCCAGGAAGGTATCGTGGTTGCCGTCGGTGATGATGAATCGATCAAGGTGAAAGAAAAGGACAGGATCATGTATGATAAATACGCCGGTACACAGTTGAAAATTGACGGCGTTGAACATCTGATTATAAAGATGTCGGATATTTTGGCAGTTATTGAATAA
- the groL gene encoding chaperonin GroEL (60 kDa chaperone family; promotes refolding of misfolded polypeptides especially under stressful conditions; forms two stacked rings of heptamers to form a barrel-shaped 14mer; ends can be capped by GroES; misfolded proteins enter the barrel where they are refolded when GroES binds) encodes MAKQLKFDEDARRALLAGVEKMSNAVKVTLGPKGRNVVLDKKFGAPTVTNDGVTIAKEIELEDPFENMGAQLLKEVATKTNDVAGDGTTTATVLAYSIIKEGLKSVAAGINPMGLKRGITRAVDIAVDDIKKKAKEVSDKETISQVAAISANNDMEIGKLIADSMEKVGKDGVITVEESKSLETDLDVVEGMQFDRGYLSPYFVTNRETMTTEMENPYILIHDKKISSMKDMLPLLEKIAQSGKPILIIAEDIDGEALATLVVNNLRGTLNACGVKAPGFGDRRKAMLEDIAILTGGEVISEELGLKLENTEIKQLGRAKTIKVDKENTTIIEGGGTEKDIKARIGQIKMQIEETTSDYDKEKLQERLAKLAGGVAVINVGAATEVELKEKKHRVEDALSATRAAVEEGIISGGGLSLVEAVQALEKANIGDLTEDEKVGFKIVTRALEEPIRQIATNAGLDGSIIAEKAKTEKQGIGFDAQKMEWTDLIKAGIIDPVKVTRSALQNAASIAGLLLTTECTITDLPEKEPPHAPGGAPGMGGGMPPY; translated from the coding sequence ATGGCTAAACAGTTAAAATTTGACGAAGACGCCCGTCGTGCTTTGCTTGCGGGCGTGGAAAAAATGTCCAACGCGGTCAAGGTAACCCTTGGACCAAAGGGGAGGAACGTCGTTCTCGATAAAAAATTCGGAGCCCCGACTGTCACCAATGACGGCGTTACCATTGCCAAAGAGATCGAACTGGAAGATCCTTTTGAAAATATGGGGGCCCAGCTTCTTAAAGAAGTCGCCACAAAGACGAATGATGTCGCCGGTGACGGTACGACGACGGCGACGGTTTTGGCCTATTCGATTATCAAAGAGGGGCTTAAAAGTGTCGCCGCGGGCATCAATCCCATGGGTTTGAAACGCGGAATCACCAGGGCCGTTGATATCGCCGTCGATGATATCAAGAAAAAGGCTAAAGAGGTAAGCGACAAGGAAACCATTTCCCAGGTCGCCGCCATTTCCGCAAACAACGATATGGAAATCGGAAAACTTATCGCGGATTCGATGGAAAAGGTCGGAAAAGACGGGGTAATTACCGTCGAGGAATCCAAAAGCCTTGAAACGGATCTCGATGTCGTCGAAGGTATGCAGTTTGATCGCGGGTATCTGTCTCCATATTTCGTTACCAACAGGGAAACGATGACGACGGAAATGGAGAATCCGTATATTCTCATTCACGACAAGAAGATTTCGAGCATGAAAGACATGCTCCCCCTTCTCGAAAAGATCGCACAAAGCGGTAAGCCGATTCTTATTATCGCTGAAGACATCGACGGGGAAGCCCTGGCAACCCTGGTTGTCAATAACCTTCGCGGTACACTGAATGCGTGCGGCGTGAAAGCCCCCGGATTCGGCGACAGAAGAAAGGCGATGCTCGAAGATATCGCGATCCTTACGGGCGGTGAAGTCATTTCCGAAGAACTGGGTCTCAAGCTCGAAAATACGGAAATAAAGCAGCTCGGCCGCGCCAAGACCATAAAGGTCGACAAGGAGAACACGACGATTATCGAAGGCGGCGGCACGGAAAAGGACATCAAGGCGCGGATCGGCCAGATCAAGATGCAGATCGAGGAAACGACATCGGACTACGACAAGGAAAAGCTTCAGGAACGGCTCGCCAAGCTGGCCGGCGGGGTTGCCGTTATCAATGTCGGCGCCGCAACGGAAGTCGAACTCAAGGAAAAGAAGCACCGTGTCGAAGACGCTCTTTCGGCGACTCGAGCCGCGGTCGAGGAAGGGATTATTTCAGGCGGGGGTCTTTCCCTTGTCGAAGCGGTCCAGGCCCTCGAAAAGGCAAATATCGGCGATCTGACGGAAGACGAAAAGGTCGGTTTCAAGATCGTGACACGGGCTCTGGAAGAACCGATCCGGCAGATCGCCACCAACGCCGGGCTTGACGGTTCGATCATCGCCGAGAAAGCGAAGACGGAAAAACAGGGAATCGGTTTCGACGCACAGAAAATGGAATGGACGGACCTTATCAAGGCCGGCATCATCGATCCGGTAAAGGTCACGAGAAGCGCACTTCAGAATGCGGCATCGATAGCGGGACTCCTTCTCACGACCGAATGTACCATCACCGATCTTCCCGAAAAGGAACCGCCCCATGCGCCGGGCGGCGCACCGGGAATGGGCGGCGGCATGCCCCCGTACTAA
- a CDS encoding GNAT family N-acetyltransferase: MNGKEITSQIIGIDEIKRIEPLWKELNRLHAGESVYFGGYFRTRTFRDRCEAFYKRKPSELRIEIVSAGGEDVGYCVATASEDGAGEIDSLFLKEPWRGRGIGARLVSSALAWLDACGAVRKRIMVAYGHESVLPFYRKFGFYPRLTLLERKEERGERGE; this comes from the coding sequence ATGAACGGTAAGGAGATTACCTCTCAAATCATCGGCATCGATGAGATAAAAAGGATCGAGCCGTTATGGAAGGAATTGAACCGGCTCCATGCCGGGGAATCGGTCTATTTCGGCGGTTATTTTCGAACACGTACCTTTCGGGACCGGTGCGAGGCGTTTTATAAGCGTAAGCCTTCGGAGCTGCGGATCGAAATCGTCAGCGCGGGAGGTGAGGACGTGGGGTATTGTGTGGCGACCGCCTCCGAAGACGGGGCTGGAGAAATCGATTCGCTGTTTCTGAAAGAGCCGTGGCGCGGCCGCGGCATCGGTGCCCGGCTTGTTTCGTCCGCCCTCGCGTGGCTGGATGCGTGCGGTGCCGTACGAAAAAGGATAATGGTCGCATACGGGCATGAAAGCGTTCTTCCCTTTTACCGGAAGTTCGGGTTTTACCCCAGGCTGACGCTGCTCGAACGGAAGGAAGAGAG